In Xenorhabdus nematophila ATCC 19061, one DNA window encodes the following:
- the trmA gene encoding tRNA (uridine(54)-C5)-methyltransferase TrmA, protein MQNALPTENYENQLMEKVHRLKGMMSPFSVPEPDVFRSPASHYRMRAEFRIWHEEDDLYHIMFDQQTKQRIRIDQFPVANQLINSMMQAIIAGVKDNPVLRHKLFQVDYLSTRSNKIIVSLLYHKKLNDEWREQAIDLRNQLIAEGFDVQLIGRASKTKIMLDHDYIDEELSVAGKTMIYRQVENSFTQPNASINIHMLEWAIDITKDSKGDLLELYCGNGNFSLALAQNFERVLATEIAKPSVAAAQFNIAANQIDNVQIIRMSAEEFTQAMNGEREFNRLQGIDLKSYQCETIFVDPPRSGLDEKTVRMVQAYPRILYISCNPETLCQNLETLTQTHHVSKLALFDQFPYTHHMECGVLLEKRS, encoded by the coding sequence ATGCAGAATGCCTTGCCAACGGAAAATTATGAAAATCAATTGATGGAGAAGGTTCATCGTCTAAAAGGAATGATGTCCCCCTTTAGTGTACCTGAGCCTGACGTTTTCCGTTCTCCGGCATCACATTACAGAATGCGGGCCGAATTCCGTATCTGGCATGAGGAAGATGACCTCTATCACATTATGTTTGATCAGCAAACCAAACAGCGTATCCGCATTGATCAGTTTCCGGTTGCCAATCAGCTCATCAATAGCATGATGCAGGCGATTATCGCTGGTGTAAAAGATAACCCCGTATTACGCCATAAACTGTTTCAGGTAGATTATCTTTCTACCCGTAGCAATAAAATCATTGTCTCTCTGCTTTACCATAAAAAACTGAATGATGAATGGCGCGAACAGGCAATCGATCTGCGCAATCAACTAATCGCAGAAGGTTTTGATGTCCAACTTATCGGACGCGCATCAAAAACCAAAATCATGCTCGACCATGACTATATAGATGAAGAATTATCTGTTGCAGGTAAAACGATGATTTATCGTCAGGTTGAAAACAGCTTTACGCAACCTAATGCCAGCATCAATATTCATATGTTGGAGTGGGCAATCGATATCACCAAAGACTCAAAAGGCGACCTGCTTGAGCTGTATTGTGGTAATGGAAATTTCTCTCTGGCACTGGCACAGAACTTTGAGCGCGTATTGGCGACAGAAATTGCCAAGCCTTCAGTTGCTGCCGCACAATTTAATATCGCCGCCAATCAGATTGATAATGTCCAAATTATCCGTATGTCAGCGGAAGAATTTACGCAAGCGATGAATGGTGAGCGGGAATTTAATCGACTGCAAGGAATTGATTTAAAAAGTTATCAATGTGAAACCATCTTTGTTGATCCTCCGCGCAGTGGATTGGATGAGAAAACCGTCAGAATGGTTCAAGCGTACCCACGCATCCTCTATATTTCCTGCAATCCAGAAACACTCTGCCAAAACCTAGAAACACTGACACAAACTCACCATGTCAGCAAACTGGCACTGTTTGATCAGTTCCCATATACCCACCATATGGAATGTGGTGTACTGCTGGAAAAAAGATCTTAA
- a CDS encoding YijD family membrane protein, which translates to MEQYRQDKSTMLLALIVGLATHGTFSAFFNSHVPFSIFPIIALVLSLYCLHQRYLNYPMAEGLPKLATGCFFLGMFMYSAFIRMEHPAIGSNFFPVVIGTALVFWIYLKVRGRKQQAILTSKSQS; encoded by the coding sequence ATGGAACAATACCGCCAAGATAAAAGCACCATGTTGCTGGCTCTTATCGTTGGTCTGGCAACACACGGAACTTTCTCGGCATTTTTTAATTCTCATGTTCCCTTTTCCATTTTCCCGATTATCGCACTGGTACTTTCTCTGTATTGCCTCCATCAACGTTATTTGAATTATCCAATGGCAGAAGGATTACCAAAACTGGCGACGGGGTGTTTCTTCTTGGGAATGTTCATGTACAGTGCATTTATTCGGATGGAACATCCGGCAATTGGCTCTAATTTCTTCCCTGTTGTTATTGGTACAGCGCTGGTCTTTTGGATCTACCTAAAGGTGAGAGGGCGTAAGCAGCAGGCGATACTGACGTCAAAAAGCCAAAGCTGA
- the btuB gene encoding TonB-dependent vitamin B12 receptor BtuB, translated as MINKKQPFLSVISLVVFSCWSPVSIADNQDRLVVTANRFKQPISSVLAPMTVVTREDIDRWQSNNLVDVLRRLPGVDIAQNGGLGQNSSLYVRGTNSSHTLVLVDGIRLNQAGIMGAADFSQIPIAIVQRIEFIRGARSAVYGSDAIGGVINIITKRESRGTTLNAGIGSNGYQNYNGSTQQKLGENTLLTAASGYTYTKGFDVIVDGKTGGYRQPDRDGFMSKTLWLEIDHKINEQMSGFARTYGFNNRTAYDAGGIGGTDTRELFSRTYDAGLQFNQGIYSSQLIASYSHVKDYNHAPDDGRYGKNTSLSDSKQYNVQWGNLWQVGHGAISSGVDWKRELVAAGSNYIPVQKSVDNTGLYLTAQQKIHDFTLEGAVRSDHHSEYDWNTTWQTGAGWEFIDGYRLIVSYGTAFKAPTLGQLYGWGANPTLKPEKSKQWETGIEGLTGTLNWRLSAYRNDIEQLIDYNIVTNHYRNLGQAKIRGVEWTGTMDTSIFQHQLTLQYIDPRDGNNKRLIRRAKQQIKYQLDWEALNVDWGVTYQYIGPRHDLDYKVFPARTVKSGGVSLWDINASYPITDHLTIRAKIANLFDKNYETAYGYRTAGREYSLTGSYNF; from the coding sequence ATGATAAATAAAAAACAGCCTTTCCTATCTGTGATCTCCTTAGTGGTTTTTTCTTGCTGGAGTCCTGTTTCCATTGCTGATAATCAAGATCGGCTGGTCGTCACAGCCAATCGTTTTAAACAACCTATTTCTTCAGTGCTGGCACCAATGACGGTAGTAACACGGGAAGATATCGATCGCTGGCAATCCAATAATCTGGTTGATGTTTTACGCCGCTTGCCGGGTGTTGATATTGCGCAAAATGGTGGCCTTGGGCAGAATTCTTCTTTATATGTCAGGGGAACAAATTCAAGTCATACATTAGTGCTGGTGGATGGGATCCGTTTGAACCAGGCTGGTATCATGGGAGCGGCTGATTTTAGCCAGATCCCGATAGCCATAGTGCAAAGAATAGAATTTATCCGGGGTGCCCGTTCTGCTGTATATGGTTCTGATGCTATTGGCGGAGTCATCAACATCATCACAAAAAGAGAATCGCGGGGGACAACGTTAAATGCGGGGATCGGTTCGAACGGATATCAGAATTATAATGGTTCAACCCAGCAGAAACTGGGTGAGAATACCCTATTAACCGCAGCCTCAGGTTATACCTATACCAAAGGGTTTGATGTGATAGTTGATGGTAAAACAGGGGGATACCGCCAGCCAGACCGTGATGGTTTTATGAGTAAAACGCTGTGGTTGGAAATAGACCATAAAATAAATGAACAAATGAGTGGATTTGCTCGGACTTATGGATTTAATAACCGAACCGCTTATGATGCTGGGGGTATTGGTGGGACTGATACTCGCGAACTATTCAGCCGTACCTATGATGCCGGACTTCAATTTAATCAAGGCATTTACTCTTCTCAATTAATTGCCAGTTACAGTCATGTGAAAGATTATAATCACGCTCCTGACGACGGGCGTTATGGCAAAAACACCAGCCTGAGTGATTCCAAACAATATAATGTTCAATGGGGAAATCTATGGCAAGTTGGTCATGGTGCGATCAGCAGTGGCGTGGATTGGAAGCGAGAATTGGTAGCCGCAGGTTCTAATTATATTCCCGTGCAAAAAAGTGTTGATAACACAGGTTTGTATTTAACAGCACAGCAAAAAATTCATGATTTCACATTGGAAGGCGCGGTACGCTCAGATCATCATTCTGAATATGACTGGAATACGACTTGGCAAACTGGAGCGGGGTGGGAATTCATTGATGGCTACCGCTTGATTGTCTCTTATGGCACGGCATTTAAAGCCCCAACGCTTGGACAATTATATGGCTGGGGGGCTAACCCAACGTTAAAACCAGAAAAAAGTAAACAATGGGAAACCGGGATTGAAGGGCTGACTGGAACACTTAACTGGCGTTTATCGGCTTATCGTAATGATATTGAACAGTTAATAGATTATAACATTGTGACTAATCATTACAGAAACCTAGGGCAGGCAAAAATCAGGGGCGTGGAATGGACAGGAACAATGGATACCAGCATATTCCAGCATCAATTGACATTACAGTATATTGATCCGCGTGATGGAAATAATAAAAGGTTAATTCGCAGAGCTAAGCAGCAGATTAAGTATCAGTTAGATTGGGAAGCCTTGAATGTCGATTGGGGAGTCACCTATCAGTATATTGGCCCGCGTCATGATCTAGACTATAAGGTATTTCCTGCGAGAACGGTGAAATCAGGCGGCGTCAGTTTATGGGATATCAATGCCTCATATCCGATCAC